One window of Alteriqipengyuania lutimaris genomic DNA carries:
- a CDS encoding endonuclease III domain-containing protein, which yields MESFDLGPDPRTETLRRLQPLLIQRFGRIERAPRERRAPEWVLVQGVIGARTKSEISNAATDRLLERYQTWEAVARAPLEALQAELSTQTYSNIAAERLKASLTELIARRGRVDLSHLAPMATEDAMDWLEQLPGVGRKIAAGVLNASTLDRAVLVLDSHHRRILQRMGLVPPRADTARAYAAIMPAMPPEWSAADYDEHHLLMKKVGQTWCRPSSLDCANCAAQAPCETGRAA from the coding sequence GTGGAAAGCTTCGACCTCGGGCCGGACCCGCGGACCGAAACGCTTCGCCGCCTGCAACCGCTGCTGATCCAGCGCTTCGGGCGGATCGAACGTGCGCCACGGGAGCGGCGCGCGCCTGAGTGGGTGCTGGTGCAAGGCGTGATCGGTGCGCGCACGAAATCCGAAATTTCCAACGCCGCCACCGACCGTTTGCTGGAGCGCTACCAAACGTGGGAGGCGGTCGCCAGGGCGCCGCTGGAGGCTTTGCAGGCTGAGCTTTCGACCCAGACCTATTCCAACATCGCGGCGGAGCGGCTAAAAGCCTCTCTGACCGAACTGATCGCGCGGCGCGGACGCGTCGATCTGTCGCATCTCGCGCCGATGGCGACCGAAGATGCGATGGACTGGCTCGAACAGCTGCCCGGGGTCGGGCGCAAGATCGCCGCAGGGGTCTTGAACGCCTCGACGCTCGACCGGGCGGTGCTGGTGCTCGACAGCCATCACCGCCGCATCCTCCAGCGCATGGGACTGGTCCCGCCGAGAGCCGATACCGCGCGCGCCTATGCGGCGATCATGCCCGCCATGCCGCCCGAGTGGAGCGCGGCGGATTACGACGAGCATCACCTGCTGATGAAGAAGGTGGGCCAGACCTGGTGCCGCCCCAGCTCGCTCGATTGCGCCAACTGCGCCGCGCAGGCGCCGTGCGAGACCGGGCGCGCGGCCTAG